Proteins co-encoded in one Spiroplasma gladiatoris genomic window:
- a CDS encoding rod shape-determining protein → MAKKPLYVSLDLGTAYTLVYISGQGIVYNEPSIVAYKIKENKIVAVGDEAYKMIGKGNKNLRIVRPMVDGVITDIKATQAQLNYIFNRLRLDKTLQGSVMLLACPSVITELEKSALKKIATNLGATHVFVEEEVKMAALGGGVNIEAPTGQLVIDMGGGTTDVAVIASGDIVSSKSIKIAGNTLNEEILKFIRSQYGMEVGIKTAETVKIQMGSLAKYPDEKSMKVYGRDVVSGLPREIEITPPEIREVLKISLSKIIDLTVRVLEETPPELAGDIFRNGLTLCGGTALIKGIDKYFGDTLQLPAKVGQQPLLAVINGTKKYEENIYDELRQILRK, encoded by the coding sequence ATGGCAAAGAAACCATTATATGTATCATTAGATTTAGGAACAGCATATACACTTGTTTATATTTCTGGACAAGGTATTGTATATAACGAACCTTCAATTGTAGCATATAAAATTAAAGAAAATAAAATAGTGGCTGTAGGGGATGAAGCTTATAAAATGATTGGTAAAGGGAACAAAAATCTTAGAATTGTTCGTCCTATGGTTGATGGTGTTATTACAGATATCAAAGCAACTCAAGCACAATTAAATTATATTTTTAACAGATTAAGATTAGATAAAACTTTACAAGGTTCAGTTATGTTGTTGGCTTGTCCATCAGTTATTACAGAACTTGAAAAAAGTGCGCTAAAAAAAATAGCAACTAATTTAGGAGCAACTCATGTATTTGTTGAAGAAGAAGTTAAAATGGCTGCTCTTGGTGGTGGTGTAAATATTGAAGCGCCAACAGGACAATTAGTTATTGATATGGGTGGAGGAACAACTGATGTTGCTGTAATTGCTTCAGGAGATATTGTTTCATCTAAATCAATTAAAATTGCTGGTAACACTTTAAATGAAGAAATTTTAAAATTTATTAGATCACAATATGGAATGGAAGTTGGAATTAAGACTGCTGAAACTGTAAAAATTCAAATGGGTTCATTAGCTAAATATCCTGATGAAAAATCTATGAAGGTTTATGGACGTGACGTAGTTTCTGGATTGCCTAGAGAAATAGAAATTACTCCTCCTGAAATAAGAGAAGTTTTAAAAATTTCACTTTCAAAAATTATTGATTTAACTGTTAGAGTGTTAGAAGAAACTCCACCAGAATTAGCAGGAGACATTTTCAGAAATGGATTAACTCTTTGTGGTGGTACTGCTTTAATAAAAGGTATTGATAAATATTTTGGAGATACTTTACAATTACCAGCAAAAGTTGGTCAACAACCTCTATTAGCTGTTATAAATGGTACAAAAAAATATGAAGAAAATATCTATGATGAATTAAGACAAATTTTAAGAAAATAA